The segment GGACGGGCCGGACGAAGTCGGTCTCCAGCCGTCCGGTCACGGCGATGACCCGCAGCAGCCAGTTCAGGGAGCCGAGGGTCTCGTCGAGCGCGGTGGCGAGCACGCCGCCGTGCGCGAGGCCGGGGGCGCCCTGGTGGTCGGGGGTCACCGTGAACTCGGCGGTGACGGTCACGCCCTCGCCCGCGCGCGCCTCCAGGTGGAGGCCGTGCGGCTGCCCGCCGCCGCACCCGAAGCAGTACTCGTAGTGCGAACCGAGCAGCTCGCCGGGGGCCGGCGCGTCGGGGTGGCGTACCGGCGGTATGGCGTCGGCCGGCGGGGTGAGGGGGGCAGATGATGCTGTCACAGGCGCAGACCTTACCCGCGCGACAGTGCCCTGGTCGCGCCGTGCCAAGCTTGGACGTATGGAGCCTTCCGCATCGTCCCCCGTCTCCCCCGTGCCCTCCGTCGCGCCGCACTTCGACGAGCGGCTGACGGCGCCGCGCTCGTGGTGGGTCATCGCGGGCCTGCTGGGTCTCTCCGGCGGCCTGGTCATGTTCCCGCTGGGTACGGT is part of the Streptomyces sp. NBC_00250 genome and harbors:
- a CDS encoding PaaI family thioesterase; translation: MTASSAPLTPPADAIPPVRHPDAPAPGELLGSHYEYCFGCGGGQPHGLHLEARAGEGVTVTAEFTVTPDHQGAPGLAHGGVLATALDETLGSLNWLLRVIAVTGRLETDFVRPVPVGTVLHLEAAVTAVRGRKIYSTAVGRIGGPEGPVAVRAEALFIEVKVDHFIDNGRPEEIQAAMSDPDQVRRARAFEVNP